The Nicotiana tabacum cultivar K326 chromosome 14, ASM71507v2, whole genome shotgun sequence genome contains a region encoding:
- the LOC142168701 gene encoding uncharacterized protein LOC142168701 produces the protein MVDGERKPPMGYLYEAMDRAKETIAASFEGDVRKYEKVFEIIDIRWENQLHRPLHAAGHLLNPGLFYKNTRDETLASEVWIGYHACLEKLVPNSATIDQIGEEFGRYSQAEGLFGLQAAIRARDIRSPVEWWKQFGHQTPNLQKFAIKVLSLTCSASGCERNWSVFEHIHSKKRNRLELSRLNDLVYIKHNRTLRRRYEARDTIDPILLDNIDEANEWLTGAPQNHEDEQVYEGDDLDWGTVSMAVGVEENIYGLRGSSSSYKGKGVASSSRSLIDENSEDEEDDSQYNANIHEVVEFENLEEE, from the exons ATGGTGGATGGGGAGAGAAAACCACCAATGGGCTATCTTTATGAGGCTATGGATAGAGCCAAAGAGACTATTGCAGCGTCATTTGAGGGAGATGTTagaaaatatgagaaagtttttGAGATAATTGATATCAGGTGGGAGAATCAACTCCATCGACCTTTGCATGCAGCAGGCCATCTTCTGAACCCGGGATTATTTTACAAGAACACTAGAGATGAAACTTTGGCTTCAGAGGTGTGGATTGGATACCATGCATGTCTTGAGAAGCTGGTCCCTAATTCAGCGACGATAGATCAAATAGGGGAGGAGTTTGGTAGGTACTCACAAGCAGAGGGCCTATTTGGTTTACAAGCGGCCATTAGAGCCAGAGACATAAGGTCGCCAG ttGAATGGTGGAAGCAATTTGGACATCAAACTCCAAACTTGCAAAAGTTTGCCATCAAAGTACTAAGCCTAACTTGTAGTGCATCTGGATGCGAGAGAAATTGGAGCGTATTTGAGCAT ATTCACTCCAAGAAAAGGAATAGGCTTGAGCTATCGCGTCTCAATGATCTAGTGTATATTAAACACAATAGAACATTGAGGCGACGTTATGAAGCTCGCGATACCATTGATCCAATTTTGTTGGACAACATTGACGAGGCAAATGAATGGTTAACTGGAGCCCCCCAAAATCATGAAGATGAACAAGTGTATGAAGGAGATGATCTTGATTGGGGTACTGTTTCTATGGCGGTTGGAGTTGAGGAGAATATCTATGGTCTTAGAGGGAGTTCTTCAAGTTACAAGGGAAAGGGAGTAGCAAGTTCAAGCCGGTCCCTAATTGATGAAAACTccgaggatgaagaagatgatagcCAATATAATGCTAACATTCATGaagttgtagaatttgaaaatcttGAAGAAGAATAG